Genomic DNA from Haloplanus aerogenes:
GCCGGCAACGTCGCGACCCCCGCGGGCGTCGAGGATCTCGCCGCCGCGGGGGCGGACTGCGTGAAAGTCGGGATCGGGCCGGGGTCTCACTGCACCACCCGGAAGGTCGCCGGCGCGGGTGTGCCACAACTGACCGCCGTCGACGACTGCGCGGCGGTGGCCGAGGAGGTCGGCGTGACCATCTGTGCCGACGGTGGCATCCGTACCTCCGGCGACGCAGTGAAGGCGCTGATGGCCGGCGCGGACACCGTCATGCTCGGCAGTCTCTTCGCCGGCACCGACGAGGCCCCCGGCGCAGTCGTCGACGTCGACGGCACGCAGTACAAGCGCTCGCGGGGGATGGCGACGACGGCCGCGGCCGAGGACCGCGACGACAAGGGCGGCGACGTGACCGCCGACGAGGGCGTCGAAGCGCTGACGCCCTACAAGGGGTCGGTGCGGAGCGTGGCCGAGGAGTTCTGTGCCGGCATCCGGTCGGGCCTGTCCTACTGTGGCGGCCACACCATCCCGGCCGCCCGCGACCGGGCCGAGTTCATCCGCGTCGCCGACAGCGCGCGCGAACGCGAGGGCTTCCACGCGGACCACGACTGGGAGGGCGTGAGCGTGGACAGCAAGACCGAGGGGGCGTCGGGCGCCGAGCCGGCCGCCGAGAGCGACGATTGACGGTGGAATAAAACGGTTCGCGTGTCCATCGACGCGTATGCCCTCCCAACGCGCCGCGGCGAGTCTCCTCGTCGGCTGCTGTCACGCCGTGGGCCTCCTGTTCGTCGCCCACCACCTCGGCTACGCCGTCGGACCGGCGGCGTACACCGTCGTCGGCGCCGGCTGGCGGTACGCCGGCCTCGTCGTCGTGGCTGCGGTGCCGGTCTGGCTCGCACTCCGCTACCGATTCGTCGCGCCACTCGCCGCCCTCCTCGTGACCACCGGCTACGTTCTCGGGATGGAACTCACACCCCCCGGGCCGACGTTCCACGACGTGGCCGAGTTCGAACGCCTGTCCGAACCAACCGGCCTCACCGTCGTCGAGAACGGCCTCTACATCGTCCGATACATGGTGAACGCGTCCGTCTGGACGCTCGGCTTCGGCCTCCTCGGCGTCGTCGAGGACGCGATGCGGACCGACTGGCACTGGCTCCCGTCGGTGTCGCCCTCACCGCTGTCGCGGCCGGCCGCGCAGCGACAGGCCGCCGAATTCGCCGCCGTCGGCGGCGTCGTCCACGCCGTCGTGATGACGTGGTTCGCGGTCCGTCTCGGCCTGACGGTCACTGGTGGTCTCGGGTGGGTGCTGTATCCTCTCAGCGTGGTCGGGATGTGGCTTCTCGCCGCCGTGCCGCTGTATCTCCTCGTCCGTCGGCGGCTGATCGCGCCGGCAACACTCCTGACGGCGTTCGTCCTCCTCGATGCACGCGCCGAGTTCGCCGCGAGCGTCGACGACCCGCACGCGCTGTACTTCGGCGGCTGGTTTCTCTCTCTGGCCCTCCTCCTCGTCGCCGGTGGCGTCGAGTACGGGGGTCGGCAGCTCGCCCTGGGACGACGGCTGGCGTCGTTGCGGTGACCGCGCGGTCGCTCGAACGGGACCGCACCGAGTACGTGGACGGCAGCGCTTCAGTCGAACGTGTACCGCCGATACCGCCGGAGTGCGTACCGATACGAGCCGTACGACACGCCCCCGGTCAGCGCGAGATAGACGCCGAGCCCCGCGAGCAGGAGGGGCGTGAGGACGAGATGGCCGGTGAGGACGTACCACGTGACGACCAACCCGATTACCGTCCCGCCGCCCACGACGAAGATGTACCCCATCATCACGAGCGTCGACGGAACGACCGTTTCGGTCCCCCAGAACTCCCGCTCCTCGTAGATGGGGTAGGCGGCGCCGAGGCCGACGGCGAAGGCCGCGGCTGCGAGGCACATGAGACTCCCCGCCGCCGCGAAGCCGACAGCGTGGGCCGGAGCCGTCCCGACGAGAACCGACGCGAGGGGCACGAGGACGGCGACCGGAACGCCGACGGCGAGGCCCGCCAGCGACCGCCCCCGGACGAGGGTGCGAGTGTCAGTCGCGGTCAGCAAGAGGAGCGGCATCTGCGGCCGGTCGTCGCCGAGCGGGTTCAACCCGAAGGTTGCGCCGGCGAGATACGTCCCGAAGCCGGCGCCGGCGGCGGCGACGAGCGGGCCGAGCGCGTCGCTCGACGACTGGGCGACTGTCGTGCCCAGCGGACCGAGGAAGAAGAGGATCATCACGAGGTGGGCGAGTTCCTGCGGGTGGCGCCGTGCGCGGAGGAGAAACGCCCACGCGACGCGGCCGGTCTTCCGCCACGCGAACGGTGCGGGGGCCGCGAGCCAGCCCGACGACGTGCGGGGCTGGCGGGTGCCGGCCCGTCCCGGTGCGTCGGTGAACCAGAGCCGGGACGCCTGCCGTGTCGCGACGACGAGGCCGACGGGCGTGAGCGCGAGTAGCCCGACGAGGACGATCACGGCGCGGAGCGATAGCGGCCGGGCCAGCGGCGTCCCGACGAACGCGAGCGCGACGTAGTCGACGACCGGCGCGACCGTGAGCGCCGAGACGAATTCGTCGACCGAGGTGCCCTCCCGGACGAGATACTGACCGACGAACTGTGACGCCACGACGACGACGGCCACCGTGAGGAGGCCGCCGATCTTCAGGGCGCGGCGGGCGCTCGGGAGACGACGGAAGAGGCGCAGGGTACCTATCCCGAGGGCGTACCCCCAGATGGCGGCCCAGCAGACGAGCGGGACGGCGACGAGCGCCGCCGAGAGGAGGAGCGACGGGGCACCGAGGCCCAGCGTGAACGCCGTCGCAAAGGCTGTCACGGGGATACCGAACCACAGCGCCAGACGCCCGATTTCGGCACTGACGAGGCCGAGGACGACGGCACGGGGATGGACGGTCGTCAGCACGAGGTCCGCGGCGTCGATCTGCCCGATCCGTTCGAGCGTCCGGAGGGTCGCGAGCGCCACGAGGAGGACCGGACCCGCCGTCGCGGCGGGGGCGAAGTACGGAATCGCGTCGGCCGACCGCGCCGACAGGCCGAGGACGTACGCCGTCGGGAGTGCGAAGAGGAAGTTACCGCCGAAAAAGAGGAGGGCGACGGCGAGGCCGGCGAGGCGGCGCTTGTTCCGGAGGTAGCCGCGGACGCTCCGAACGAACTCGGCGCGGGCGATTCGGCGGCCGTGACGCAGGTCGTGGCGGAGACTCATCAGCCGTCGGCCGCCGTGACATCGTCTGCATGCTCGCTCTCGCCGTCGCCCGCACCTGCCCCCTCACTCGTGACCGCGAGGAAGGCGTCTTCGAGCGAGCTGTGTTCGTCCATCTCGGCCCGGGCTTTCACCTCCGAGGGCGTCCCCTCGGCCACGAGGCGCCCCTCGAACAGGACGCCGATCTCGTCGGCGACGGCGTCGACGACCGGGAGGATGTGTGTCGAGAGGAAGATGGTCGTGCCGGTGTCTGCGAACTCGGTGACGAACTCGCGGATGCGGCGGGCCGCACGCGGGTCCAACCCCGACGTGGGTTCGTCCAGAAAGAGGACGTCGGGGTCGTGCAGAACGCTCTGAACGAACGCCGTCTTCTGGCGCATTCCTTTCGAGTACGACTCGATCCGCCTGTCGGCGTCGTCGGCGAGGTCGAAGCGGTCGAGGTAGTCGTCGATGCGCTCGCGGGCCCGATTCGGCGGAATGTCGCGGAGGTCGGCGACGTAGTCGAGTTGCTCGCGCGCGCTGAACTCGTCGTACAGCGGCGGCGTCTCGGGCAGGTAGCCGACGTGGGCGGCGAGGGCGCGCCGGTCGTCGACGGGGGTGCCACTGACGCGGACGGCACCCGACGTGGGCTGGGAGAGCCCGGTCAGGAGGCGCATCGTCGTCGTCTTCCCCGCGCCGTTCGGCCCGAGGAAGCCGTAGACGGTGCCGGCGGAGATGGAAAACGAGACGCCGTCGAGGGCGACTTCCGACCCGTAGGTCTTCCGGAGGTCGGTCGCCTCGATGGCGATGTCGGTGGAGGGCATCGCCCGGCCGTTCCGGCCGACGCTCCCTAATCGTTGCGGAGGCGTCAGTGACTCACGACTGAAGTCGTGGCTTGTCAGTGGACTCCCCTTCTGCCGTCGTGTTGACGGAGGCGTGGAACTCGCCGTTCAGGTTCAGCGTCCCTGACGATAGCGCACACTGACAGGGTGCGCCTCCACCCGAAGACTTCTGCCCCGAATGGAGACTTTTGAGCAATTTGCGAGCTATATTCTTGCTCGCGTTGTAATCGGCGTTCAGTTGGTATGCACACTTCTGACACACGAACTGGTGTTTCGACCGCCGATTGTTCTCGTGAGTAAACCCACACGACGAACACCGCTGGCTCGTGTACGCCGGACTCACCTGTGCAACCTCGATACCGGACATCTCGGCCTTGTATTCGACGTACTGGCAGAGGCGACGGAAGGCCCATGCGTGGAATCGCTTTGCACCAGCCATTCGATTACGAATATCGGTCAGGTTCTCGAACGCGACGTGCGTGCAGTCGTGGTCGCGTGCTTCGTCAAGAATCCGATTCGAGGCGCGGTGGAGTTCGTCCTGCATCCAGCGATGTTCACGGTCATTCATCGACTGTATCGACAGATGCGCCGAGCGCGTGCCTGTCTGTTGCATCGATCCGCGAGTCTTCTCGAATTCACGGCGTCGATGATTCATCTCGTCGGCGTTTCCGATGAACGCACCGGTCGAAGTTACGGCGAGCGAGCCGTCCACGTTCAGGTCAATGCCAAGGACTGTTCTGTGCTTGGCATCGGAAGAATCAGTCGTGGACTGCTCTTGCTCGTCACGTTCGACTCGACGCATTCGAGCGTGAAGGTAAAACGACTCTGTTGGCCGGTCGTACTGTACCGTTGACATACGGAACTCGTAGTCCTCGTTCAGCAGGTACTCACCAATCGGCGTTCCCGCAGTATCGTCGGGTATTATGTAGTCACACTCGACGCGACCGTTCACGGTCGACAGCGATACGTGGTCCCGGTGGAACGTCGCAGAACGTTTGTCGTAGACGATGCTCCAGGCATCGAAGTGCGGTTGACTCGTGTTCTCGCCGTTTTTGAGTCGAGCGACCCCACTTTTCGTGGCCTCGATAGCACGTCGAATCCCTTTCTGAACAAGGTTCGCCGTTAACTCTGTCTCGCCACGGAGTTGATCGTACAGGGCGCTCTCGGCTTTCTGTTTCGAGGTTATGGAGTAGACATTCTGACATCCCCATGCCCATTCCGCAGTAGTATTGGCACAGTAGAGGAACTGGTCTTTCGTCCGATGGAGGTCATCGCACCGCTCGTCGGGTACGTTGAGTTTGACTTGGACAGTGCGAATCATATCCCCCATCCGTGTTTTATATATCGACGTATTCCTTCATAATCATTGAGGTTAGCAAGGGGAAGAAGTCGCCCAGCGTGGATCAACTGCATCACAGGCTCGAAATTGGCGTCAACTGCCGTTCAAAGCACCTTTCGACCAGAACGAGCAGAACGTTCTCAGCTCACCCTGTGAGGGAAATCCCCTCATTCTAGCGTTCATGGTTGCACATTCAACAGCCTCACCGAGTATGCTGAATTTAGCACTTCGAGATTGTAAAATCATGATTAATGAAATCAGGATTTAGATAATTGCCAGAATCCCTCAAGTGAATCCGGAAACAGGAAATAGGCAAGCGATGGGTTGTCCGCGACGAGTACGATTACGGCTCGCTCAAACACAACATGACCGCCAAACTCACCAGCGTCGAGGCGACGCTTCCCATCGGACCCCTCGAACTACAGATTACCTACAAACTCTATCTGGGTGCGCCGAAGGACTTCGAAGATGCAGTACATCTCTATGCGATGTTCAAGGAAACGCTTAGCACCCCAGAACTCGAACGGTGGGTGACGAAACTCAACGTCGAGGACGACTATGACCGACTCGAACGCGCGTGATTCACTCGAGGCGACGCACGAACGGAACCGCGAGCAACGCCTCACTGGCATCAAACGCTGGGTTGACTACATCAAATCCCACGAGCCAGACGACTGGGGCGCACAGCAGAACCGTCTCGTCGACTCACAGCTCGAATCGGCCCGTCAGTCCGACATCGATATCGAACACCGCCAGCGCGTAGACCGGGCCGGTCGTGAACGTTCCCGCTAGCTGGTCGTCCGTGGGGCCCTCTCTGCCGAACGAAGCCGTCGATTCCGCCACTGTTCCACTGCTCGTTCTCCGGTGGAGCATCGCGATGATCGTCCCCGTCAGCAAGCGTCCGTCTCCGAATACATCCTCCGTCGCTAGCTGACGCTCGGCCGTCGTGGTGACGGTGCCATCATCCCGACCAGCCGCCGCGGATGTCGTCGGCGATTCGCTGGCGCCAGACGCTATACCCCCCGTCACACGCCTCACTCTCGTCGAGGTGGCGCACGAAGCCCTCGCCGGGCGACGGGAGTTCCTGACCGCAGAACGGGCACTGGTTTGGGTCTGTCCACGTTTCGCTCGCTGCCATACACGCACGGTCGCGTTGTAGGACTAAAAATGTATGTTCTAGCTGTTTTTGTGTGATATTAGTCCGATTATAACAGCTAATATGGCCAATATTCTTGTTGTCTCGTTTGTCTATTCCCCATTTCAGTGGAATTACTCAAATTCCCGTAGGTTGGGACGATGCGTTTCCGACTGTCGAGCGGCTGCGTCGGAGCCGCACGTGCAAGTTCATAATCGAGCCCCGCAAGGAACCGTCGGATTCCACCCACGGCTTTCGCCGTAAATAACTCACTCTGGGTGGACAGTCAGCGAGGGAAAATACGTCTCGTAAAAGTCACTATCGAAGCTGATCAGTGACTCAGCGTCGACGACAGCATGACCGCCGATGAGGAAGTCAGCGGCAATATGCTGGCCTGGCGCTAAGTCTTCCCCGCACTCCTCGCACACAACCTGTTGTTTGCGCCCGCAGGTCGGGCATTGAAGTCCGTCTGGTCGGTGTGACGTGTAGCGTTGAAACTGTTGGCCGGCCCGAAACAGTGCGTCGCAAGATGGCTCTCCCAGCTGGATACTGAAATCGGCGAGGAACTCGTTCAATTCGGATTCGGTGTTGAAATGGCCGTCAGCGGCAAGTTCGGCATAGACGATCGGCGCGATCACGAGTTTGCCCTCCTGATAGGCCTGCCGGAGGGTTGTCTCGCTCGCGTCAGTATGCGTATCTTCGTACAGGATCGCGAGCAGCGTGTTCGTATCGACTGCCGTGATCACGCGTCAGTCTCCCCCTCGACGTCGCTCTCTGCCTCCGAACCGATGTCACGGGGGTACTCCCCTCGAAGTCGCCGCATCCGCTCGGGCATCGTCTCGTCACTCTCAGCGCTCCCCCGGTACTTTTCGAAAGGGTCCCCACCCTCTGCCGTTGTCGGTTCGTGCTTCCGGATCGTATAGCCGGTGTCGGTCTCTTCGAACACGATCTCGTCGCCGGGCTCGATGCCGAGTGTCTCGCGGATTTCCTTCGGGATCGTAACCTGGCCCTTGGTCGTAACGCGTGGCATCCTCCGCCCAGCATATGAAGTAATACATAATAGGTATTACGGGTATTTTCGAACTTCGATACGTCGACACGCTCAGTCTCTCCAGAACGCACGCTGGCGGTCTTCAATCCCGTCCCCAGAACGCAAAGCGTTCTGGTGGGTGAACGAGACGATTCGCGTCTCGTCAACACCGTAAACAGCGAGATTCTCTCCTTGTAGGAAGATGGCTACGCTTCGAAACGCTGGAGCAATTGCGTGACGTAGGGGCTGTTCTCTCAACTACGGTGCAGGCTGATCGTCGTGATCAGTGTGCTCGCTTCCGCCCGGGTCATATGCCCGTTGCGGGCGTAATTGATGATCAGCCGTGGCGTCGGGACGATCCGCAGCCCCTGAAGCACAGCATGGATGAATGGAAAGTTCGTCCCGCCGAACTCGTCGGTCAGAAAGCCGTCAACATCGAGCGTGTTCG
This window encodes:
- a CDS encoding guanosine monophosphate reductase; protein product: MDDLRTGLSYGDVLLVPKRSPVDSRDEVDLSTVLTPSIRLDTPLVSAAMDTVTEAEMAIELGRAGGFGVVHRFLTPVEQAVQVERVTAAGEQVGAAVGINEDYVARSAALVEAGVDALVVDVAHGHLERTLDAVAALAAEFPDTDLVAGNVATPAGVEDLAAAGADCVKVGIGPGSHCTTRKVAGAGVPQLTAVDDCAAVAEEVGVTICADGGIRTSGDAVKALMAGADTVMLGSLFAGTDEAPGAVVDVDGTQYKRSRGMATTAAAEDRDDKGGDVTADEGVEALTPYKGSVRSVAEEFCAGIRSGLSYCGGHTIPAARDRAEFIRVADSAREREGFHADHDWEGVSVDSKTEGASGAEPAAESDD
- a CDS encoding ABC transporter ATP-binding protein, translated to MPSTDIAIEATDLRKTYGSEVALDGVSFSISAGTVYGFLGPNGAGKTTTMRLLTGLSQPTSGAVRVSGTPVDDRRALAAHVGYLPETPPLYDEFSAREQLDYVADLRDIPPNRARERIDDYLDRFDLADDADRRIESYSKGMRQKTAFVQSVLHDPDVLFLDEPTSGLDPRAARRIREFVTEFADTGTTIFLSTHILPVVDAVADEIGVLFEGRLVAEGTPSEVKARAEMDEHSSLEDAFLAVTSEGAGAGDGESEHADDVTAADG
- a CDS encoding RNA-guided endonuclease InsQ/TnpB family protein, whose translation is MGDMIRTVQVKLNVPDERCDDLHRTKDQFLYCANTTAEWAWGCQNVYSITSKQKAESALYDQLRGETELTANLVQKGIRRAIEATKSGVARLKNGENTSQPHFDAWSIVYDKRSATFHRDHVSLSTVNGRVECDYIIPDDTAGTPIGEYLLNEDYEFRMSTVQYDRPTESFYLHARMRRVERDEQEQSTTDSSDAKHRTVLGIDLNVDGSLAVTSTGAFIGNADEMNHRRREFEKTRGSMQQTGTRSAHLSIQSMNDREHRWMQDELHRASNRILDEARDHDCTHVAFENLTDIRNRMAGAKRFHAWAFRRLCQYVEYKAEMSGIEVAQVSPAYTSQRCSSCGFTHENNRRSKHQFVCQKCAYQLNADYNASKNIARKLLKSLHSGQKSSGGGAPCQCALSSGTLNLNGEFHASVNTTAEGESTDKPRLQS
- a CDS encoding DUF7501 family protein, which gives rise to MAASETWTDPNQCPFCGQELPSPGEGFVRHLDESEACDGGYSVWRQRIADDIRGGWSG
- a CDS encoding PIN domain-containing protein — its product is MITAVDTNTLLAILYEDTHTDASETTLRQAYQEGKLVIAPIVYAELAADGHFNTESELNEFLADFSIQLGEPSCDALFRAGQQFQRYTSHRPDGLQCPTCGRKQQVVCEECGEDLAPGQHIAADFLIGGHAVVDAESLISFDSDFYETYFPSLTVHPE
- a CDS encoding AbrB/MazE/SpoVT family DNA-binding domain-containing protein, producing MPRVTTKGQVTIPKEIRETLGIEPGDEIVFEETDTGYTIRKHEPTTAEGGDPFEKYRGSAESDETMPERMRRLRGEYPRDIGSEAESDVEGETDA